In a single window of the Elusimicrobiaceae bacterium genome:
- the xseB gene encoding exodeoxyribonuclease VII small subunit encodes MTAKKTKQSFEEKLARLETIVSELETDGSGLEQSITLFEEGVTLSRELEQQLTEVKRRVELITRTSSGELKKEPFETDASAAHENDQPTGA; translated from the coding sequence ATGACCGCAAAAAAAACAAAGCAGAGTTTTGAAGAAAAACTGGCCCGGCTCGAAACGATCGTGAGCGAACTGGAAACCGACGGTTCTGGACTGGAACAGTCCATCACACTGTTTGAAGAAGGCGTAACGCTTTCGCGAGAACTGGAACAGCAGCTCACCGAAGTGAAACGCCGGGTTGAACTGATTACCCGGACCAGCTCGGGCGAACTGAAAAAAGAGCCTTTTGAAACCGACGCCAGCGCCGCCCACGAAAACGACCAGCCGACCGGAGCCTAA
- a CDS encoding TlyA family RNA methyltransferase: MRLDKYLFENGFFESRARAQAAIAAGCVSVNGGAEPRPDKKIGPADRITVTAGSCPYVSRAGLKLKAGLTEFNLSPHGKICLDVGAATGGFTDCMLKEGAAGVYAIDVGAGQLHPSLKAHPLVHFMPGTNARSLDPARFPARPQLCGIDVSFISLKLVLGPVIECLAPGADIIALIKPQFELSRAQLVRGIVKDEKLHAGVILSLRRFLKKTRPEVKDYATAVSPVTGAHGNTEFLWHLKAAV, from the coding sequence ATGCGACTGGACAAATACCTGTTTGAAAACGGATTTTTTGAAAGCCGCGCCCGCGCGCAGGCGGCCATCGCCGCCGGCTGCGTATCCGTAAACGGCGGGGCGGAGCCGCGGCCCGACAAGAAAATCGGCCCCGCCGACAGGATAACCGTAACCGCCGGGTCCTGCCCCTACGTTTCCCGCGCGGGCCTGAAACTGAAGGCGGGCCTGACGGAGTTCAATCTCTCGCCGCATGGCAAAATCTGCCTCGACGTGGGTGCGGCGACCGGCGGATTTACCGACTGCATGCTTAAAGAAGGCGCGGCCGGGGTTTACGCGATAGATGTGGGGGCGGGCCAGCTGCATCCGTCGCTGAAAGCGCATCCGCTGGTGCATTTCATGCCGGGCACCAACGCCCGCTCGCTTGATCCCGCCCGCTTTCCCGCCAGGCCGCAGTTATGCGGGATAGACGTATCGTTCATCTCGCTGAAACTCGTGCTGGGCCCGGTAATAGAGTGCCTGGCTCCGGGCGCGGATATAATCGCGCTAATAAAGCCGCAGTTCGAGCTGTCGCGCGCGCAGCTGGTGCGCGGGATCGTAAAGGACGAAAAACTGCACGCCGGAGTAATTCTGTCGCTGCGCCGGTTCCTTAAAAAAACCCGCCCCGAAGTAAAAGATTACGCAACAGCCGTTTCGCCCGTAACCGGCGCGCACGGCAACACGGAATTTCTGTGGCACCTTAAAGCTGCTGTCTGA
- a CDS encoding replication-associated recombination protein A, translating to MEEPLFTNPAGPAGQPSAPPDAARQDVPLAARLAPSELDDFAGQSHIFAPGSLLRRLIDTGTVRSAVFHGPPGCGKTAMARLIAARANARIFELNAAVAGVADLKKILDHAKAAFSGAFKHRNTLLLLDEIHHFNKTQQDVLLPSVERGEIILIGMTTENPFYYINRALLSRFSVFEFKPLDEPALRKILERALGKTPELKITLEPDAESHLLARCAGDARKLLNALEVAALSTGPDESGGRHVTLKTAEESIQQPALRYDKGDDEHYDHISAFIKSMRGSDPDATAYWLAKMLEAGEDPRFIARRIFICAGEDVGNADPVAIMLADTAFKSAEVLGMPEVRIPLAQAALYVACAPKSNAAYLAIDAALAEVRTGRLRSVPDNLKSGGRNKGYVYPHDWPGHYVSQVYMPDPKTFYNPTNEGREKLIADRLRQLRAKK from the coding sequence ATGGAGGAACCGCTTTTCACAAATCCGGCCGGCCCGGCCGGCCAGCCATCGGCACCGCCCGACGCGGCGCGGCAGGACGTGCCGCTGGCGGCGCGGCTCGCGCCGTCGGAACTGGATGATTTCGCCGGCCAGTCCCACATTTTCGCGCCGGGCAGTCTGCTCCGGCGGCTGATTGACACGGGCACCGTGCGCTCGGCCGTTTTTCACGGTCCGCCCGGCTGCGGCAAAACCGCGATGGCGCGGCTGATCGCCGCGCGCGCGAACGCCAGAATTTTCGAGCTCAACGCCGCCGTCGCCGGAGTGGCGGACCTGAAAAAAATACTCGACCACGCCAAAGCCGCCTTTTCCGGCGCGTTCAAACACCGCAATACCCTGCTGCTGCTCGATGAAATCCATCATTTCAACAAAACCCAGCAGGACGTGCTGCTGCCGTCGGTCGAACGCGGCGAGATAATACTGATCGGCATGACGACGGAAAACCCGTTTTATTACATCAACCGGGCGTTATTGTCGCGTTTTTCGGTATTCGAATTCAAGCCGCTGGACGAGCCGGCCCTGCGCAAGATACTGGAGCGCGCGCTGGGAAAAACCCCGGAACTGAAGATCACGCTGGAACCGGACGCGGAGTCCCATCTCCTGGCCCGCTGCGCCGGCGACGCGCGCAAACTGCTAAACGCGCTGGAAGTGGCCGCGCTTTCCACCGGGCCGGATGAATCGGGCGGGCGGCATGTAACTCTTAAAACCGCGGAGGAATCAATCCAGCAGCCGGCCCTGCGCTACGACAAAGGCGACGATGAGCATTACGACCATATTTCGGCTTTCATAAAATCCATGCGCGGCTCCGACCCCGATGCCACGGCCTACTGGCTGGCCAAAATGCTGGAAGCGGGCGAAGACCCGCGCTTTATCGCGCGGCGCATTTTCATCTGCGCCGGAGAGGACGTGGGCAACGCCGATCCCGTAGCCATCATGCTGGCCGACACGGCCTTTAAAAGCGCCGAAGTGCTCGGCATGCCCGAAGTGCGCATTCCGCTGGCGCAGGCGGCTTTATATGTGGCGTGCGCGCCGAAATCGAACGCCGCCTATCTGGCGATTGACGCGGCTCTCGCCGAGGTCCGCACCGGGCGGCTGCGCTCCGTGCCCGACAATCTTAAATCAGGCGGACGCAATAAAGGCTATGTCTATCCGCACGACTGGCCCGGCCACTACGTCAGCCAGGTTTATATGCCGGACCCGAAGACTTTTTATAACCCGACCAACGAGGGCCGCGAAAAACTTATAGCCGACCGGCTCCGGCAGCTGCGCGCGAAAAAATGA
- the xseA gene encoding exodeoxyribonuclease VII large subunit, which translates to MKLPLHDKILTVSELNGIIKNMLEGTFPEMQVRGEISNLRRAASGHVYFDLKDRDSLISAVMFKWYATQVKPELKDGLEVTVRGELSCYLKQGRYQLAVKTMEGRDTGELYREFERLKKKLADEGLFDARKKRPIPPFPSLIGVVTSPNGAALRDILTVLKRRSANLDVLIAPALVQGETAKTTIVQAIRLLNEAAPRPDVLLVGRGGGSIEDLWPFNEETVARAIAGSAIPVIACVGHETDFTIADFAADLRAATPSAAAELVTSDSGETLSALHSLRGRLVQGFKMTVRHFGNRLSSAQTSHYFKRPQAVWSDRLQETDRLRELLLSNLNNLLAAQTRRYELLRGKLSARRPELLVENRLAALRHKTQAAAALLAGKLAAREQLVTLHAGTLSLHSPLRAAQVFGSANAALYARLSAATASSLQNKAARARLQAEKLGALSPEAVLNRGYSIVRSGRTGHIVSDGAALSLGEPVALTFARGKRDAVITDGTKPARVRAGKDTDQPSLFGD; encoded by the coding sequence ATGAAACTGCCACTGCACGATAAAATCCTTACCGTTTCGGAACTGAACGGCATAATCAAGAACATGCTGGAGGGCACCTTTCCGGAAATGCAGGTCAGGGGCGAAATTTCCAATCTGCGCCGGGCGGCTTCAGGGCATGTGTATTTCGACCTGAAAGACCGCGACTCGCTCATTTCGGCCGTCATGTTCAAATGGTACGCCACGCAGGTGAAACCCGAGCTGAAAGACGGGCTGGAAGTAACCGTGCGGGGTGAACTGTCCTGCTACCTCAAGCAGGGACGGTACCAGCTGGCGGTCAAGACCATGGAAGGTCGCGACACCGGGGAACTGTACCGGGAATTCGAGCGGCTGAAAAAGAAACTGGCTGACGAAGGCCTGTTTGATGCGCGGAAGAAACGCCCGATTCCGCCGTTTCCGTCGCTGATCGGGGTGGTCACGTCACCCAACGGTGCCGCGCTGCGCGATATTCTCACCGTTTTGAAACGCCGCAGCGCGAATCTTGACGTGCTGATCGCGCCCGCGCTCGTGCAGGGCGAAACGGCCAAAACCACCATCGTGCAGGCGATCCGGCTGCTTAACGAAGCCGCGCCCAGGCCGGACGTGCTGCTGGTAGGCCGTGGCGGCGGCTCGATAGAGGATCTGTGGCCGTTTAACGAGGAAACCGTGGCGCGCGCCATAGCGGGTTCCGCAATTCCGGTCATTGCCTGCGTAGGCCATGAAACTGACTTTACAATCGCCGATTTCGCGGCCGACCTGCGCGCGGCAACCCCGTCAGCCGCGGCGGAACTGGTCACCTCCGATTCCGGCGAAACGCTAAGCGCGCTCCACTCCCTGCGCGGACGGCTGGTGCAGGGCTTTAAAATGACGGTCCGGCATTTCGGGAACCGGCTCTCCTCCGCGCAAACGAGCCACTATTTCAAACGCCCGCAGGCGGTATGGAGCGACCGCCTGCAGGAAACCGACCGGCTGCGGGAACTGCTGCTTTCAAACCTGAACAATCTGCTTGCGGCCCAAACGCGGCGTTATGAACTGCTGCGCGGAAAACTGTCCGCCCGGCGGCCCGAACTGCTCGTTGAAAACCGGCTGGCCGCCCTCCGCCACAAAACGCAGGCCGCGGCGGCACTGCTGGCAGGGAAACTGGCCGCGCGCGAACAGCTGGTCACACTGCACGCGGGCACGCTTTCACTGCACAGTCCGCTGCGCGCCGCGCAGGTTTTCGGCTCGGCCAACGCCGCGCTTTATGCGCGGCTGTCCGCGGCAACCGCGTCTTCGCTGCAAAACAAGGCCGCGCGCGCGCGGCTGCAGGCCGAAAAACTCGGCGCATTAAGCCCCGAGGCGGTGCTGAACCGGGGCTATTCGATCGTGCGGTCCGGCCGGACGGGCCACATCGTGTCCGACGGGGCGGCGCTTTCTTTAGGCGAGCCCGTGGCGCTGACTTTCGCCAGAGGCAAACGCGACGCCGTCATAACCGACGGCACAAAACCAGCCCGCGTCCGCGCGGGCAAAGACACCGACCAACCCTCGCTTTTCGGAGATTAA